GCTCGTACGACCCCGTCGACGACGTGCAGTTCATCGAACGGGAGATGGACCTGTGGCTCGCGGGCATCGTCGACCGGAACTGGGAGACGATCGAACGGCAGTCGCGCTCGCCCGACTTCGACATCGAGGCGTCGCTGACGGAGATGCTCACCGGGGTCGGCGCGAGCGAGCACGACGTCGCGGCAATCCTCCGCGAGCTCGACTACGTCGACGATCCGATGGCCTGGGACGACGCCGACCGCGAGGAACTCGCTCGGCTCGTCCGCGTCCGGACGAAACCGATCGTCGTCGTCGCGAACAAAGCCGACGTCGCACCCTCGGGGAACGTCGAACGGTTGCAGGAGGCGGCCGAACGGGTCGTCCCGTGCACGGCCGAGGGCGAACTCGCCCTGCGCGGCGCGGTCGAAGCGAGCGCGATCGACTACGATCCTGGCGACGAGACGTTCACCGTCACGGGCGATATTTCGGAGACCCAACGCGACGGGCTCGAACGCGTTCGGACGGTCATGGCCGAGTGGGGTGGCACGGGCGTGCAGACCGCGCTCGACGACGCGGTCTACGACCTCCTCGATCGGATCACGGTGTACCCCGTCCAGAATGAAACGCGGTGGACGGACGGGCAGGGGAACGTCCTCCCGGACGCGTTCTTGCTCCTGGCTGGGGCGACACCGAAGGATCTCGCGTTCGCCGTTCACTCGGACATCGGCGAGGGGTATCTCCACGCGGTCGACGGGCGGGCGAACCGCCGGATCGGAGAGGAGCACGAACTCGAAGAGGGCGACGTCATCAAGATCGTCTCGACAGCGGGTTGACATCCTCCCCGCGCTAAACGGCGAAGATTCCCCGAAGGGGATATTCAGGTTGCGCGTTTCCTCGGG
This genomic window from Natronomonas salsuginis contains:
- a CDS encoding redox-regulated ATPase YchF, whose translation is MLSVALAGKPNAGKSTFYKAATRADVDIGNYPFTTIDPNRGVSHVRTRCPCLDLEERCGNENCHDGKRYVPIELLDVAGLVPGAHEGKGLGNQFLDALTNADVILNVVDASGGTNAEGEPVEVGSYDPVDDVQFIEREMDLWLAGIVDRNWETIERQSRSPDFDIEASLTEMLTGVGASEHDVAAILRELDYVDDPMAWDDADREELARLVRVRTKPIVVVANKADVAPSGNVERLQEAAERVVPCTAEGELALRGAVEASAIDYDPGDETFTVTGDISETQRDGLERVRTVMAEWGGTGVQTALDDAVYDLLDRITVYPVQNETRWTDGQGNVLPDAFLLLAGATPKDLAFAVHSDIGEGYLHAVDGRANRRIGEEHELEEGDVIKIVSTAG